The Lutra lutra chromosome 10, mLutLut1.2, whole genome shotgun sequence genome contains a region encoding:
- the APLNR gene encoding apelin receptor: protein MPGMEEAGDFDNYYGADNQSECEYSDWKSSGALIPAIYLLVFLLGTTGNGLVLWTVFRSSREKRRSADIFIASLAVADLTFVVTLPLWATYTYRDYDWPFGTFACKLSSYVIFVNMYASVFCLTGLSFDRYLAIVRPVANARLRLRVSGAAATAGLWVLAALLAVPVMVFRSTGDLENTTRVQCYMDYSMVAASSSEWAWEVGLGVSSTAVGFVVPFTVMLTCYFFIAQTIAGHFRKERIEGLRKRRRLLSIIVVLVVTFALCWMPYHLVKTLYMLGSLLHWPCDFDIFLMNVFPYCTCISYVNSCLNPFLYAFFDPRFRQACTSMLCCGRSRCRGASHSSSGEKSASYSSGHSQGPGPNSGKGGEQMNEKSIPYSQETLVVD, encoded by the coding sequence ATGCCCGGCATGGAGGAGGCTGGCGATTTCGACAACTACTACGGGGCAGACAACCAGTCTGAGTGCGAGTACTCGGACTGGAAGTCCTCAGGGGCCCTCATCCCTGCCATCTACTTGCTGGTCTTCCTCCTGGGCACCACGGGCAACGGCCTGGTGCTCTGGACCGTGTTCCGCAGCAGCCGTGAGAAGAGACGCTCGGCCGACATCTTCATCGCCAGCCTGGCCGTGGCGGACCTGACTTTCGTGGTGACCCTGCCGCTGTGGGCCACGTACACGTACCGGGACTACGACTGGCCCTTCGGCACCTTCGCGTGCAAGCTCAGCAGCTACGTGATCTTCGTCAACATGTACGCCAGCGTCTTCTGCCTCACCGGGCTCAGCTTCGACCGCTACCTGGCCATCGTGAGGCCCGTGGCCAACGCTCGGCTGAGGCTGCGGGTCAGCGGGGCCGCGGCCACGGCGGGCCTGTGGGTGCTGGCCGCGCTCCTGGCCGTGCCGGTCATGGTGTTCCGCTCCACCGGGGACCTGGAGAACACCACGAGGGTGCAGTGCTACATGGACTACTCCATGGTGGCCGCCTCCAGCTCGGAGTGGGCCTGGGAGGTGGGCCTGGGGGTCTCGTCCACCGCCGTGGGCTTCGTGGTGCCCTTCACCGTCATGCTGACCTGCTACTTCTTCATCGCGCAAACCATCGCCGGCCACTTCCGCAAGGAGCGCATCGAGGGCCTGCGGAAGCGGCGCCGGCTGCTGAGCATCATCGTGGTGCTGGTGGTGACCTTCGCGCTCTGCTGGATGCCTTACCACCTGGTGAAGACGCTCTACATGCTGGGCAGCCTGCTGCACTGGCCCTGCGACTTCGACATCTTCCTCATGAACGTCTTCCCCTACTGCACCTGCATCAGCTACGTCAACAGCTGCCTCAACCCCTTCCTCTATGCCTTCTTTGACCCGCGCTTCCGCCAGGCCTGCACCTCCATGCTGTGCTGTGGCCGGAGCAGGTGCCGCGGCGCCTCGCACAGCAGCAGTGGCGAGAAGTCGGCCAGCTACTCTTCCGGCCACAGCCAGGGGCCCGGCCCCAACTCCGGGAAGGGTGGAGAGCAGATGAACGAGAAGTCCATCCCCTACAGCCAAGAGACACTCGTGGTTGACTAG